From Streptomyces sp. NBC_01460, a single genomic window includes:
- a CDS encoding potassium-transporting ATPase subunit C, which translates to MNTSLKNTARLLGAGLRALLVLSVVCGVLYPLAVTGVAQALFSGKANGSEISDESGRTVGSSLIGQTYDLPKRNPDDPDEAVRPDLRWFQPRPSNGLGGNSVNLRYSLILSGATNRAADNAELITWVTEAKAAVVADNSTPDHKVLPQDVPADAVTSSGSGLDPDISPAYAELQVHRVAERNGLPVHRVAELVDEHTEGRTLGFMGEPRVNVLELNNALKAVR; encoded by the coding sequence ATGAACACCTCTCTCAAGAACACCGCCCGGCTGCTCGGAGCGGGGCTGCGCGCCCTTCTCGTGCTGAGCGTCGTCTGCGGCGTCCTCTACCCGCTGGCCGTCACGGGCGTCGCGCAGGCGCTCTTCAGCGGCAAGGCGAACGGTTCCGAGATCAGCGACGAAAGCGGCCGCACCGTCGGGTCCTCGCTGATCGGGCAGACCTACGACCTGCCGAAGCGGAATCCCGACGACCCGGACGAGGCGGTGAGGCCGGACCTGAGGTGGTTCCAGCCCCGCCCCTCGAACGGCCTGGGCGGCAACAGCGTCAACCTCCGGTACTCACTGATCCTCTCCGGTGCCACCAACCGCGCCGCGGACAACGCCGAGCTGATCACCTGGGTCACCGAGGCGAAGGCCGCCGTCGTGGCGGACAATTCCACCCCTGACCACAAGGTGCTGCCCCAGGACGTCCCGGCCGACGCCGTCACCTCCTCCGGCTCGGGCCTCGACCCGGACATCTCCCCGGCGTACGCGGAACTTCAGGTCCACCGGGTCGCCGAGCGGAACGGTCTCCCCGTGCACCGGGTGGCGGAGCTCGTGGACGAGCACACCGAGGGCCGCACTCTCGGGTTCATGGGCGAGCCCCGCGTCAACGTGCTGGAACTCAACAACGCCCTCAAGGCCGTGCGCTGA